Proteins found in one Campylobacter lari genomic segment:
- a CDS encoding anthranilate synthase component II, with amino-acid sequence MRVLIIDNYDSFTYTIAFYLKELNITYKIIKNDKFKNPKKLKKYDFTHLLISPGPNSPKESKLSLKAIKYFKKSKKILGICLGHQCIAHVFGGKISKLPNPTHGKVKTIDFKPSPLFKNLEQNFKICLYHSLYVSHIGKKCEILAHSEDNIIMALKHKKYDIYGIQFHPEAILSQNGKKLLKNFLTL; translated from the coding sequence GTGAGAGTTTTGATTATAGATAATTATGATTCTTTTACCTATACCATAGCCTTTTATTTAAAAGAATTAAACATTACTTATAAAATCATTAAAAACGATAAATTTAAAAATCCAAAAAAGCTTAAAAAATATGATTTTACCCATCTTTTAATCTCCCCTGGACCAAATTCTCCAAAAGAATCAAAGTTAAGCTTAAAAGCTATAAAATACTTCAAAAAGAGTAAAAAAATTCTTGGAATTTGTCTAGGACACCAATGTATAGCACATGTTTTTGGTGGTAAAATTTCCAAACTTCCAAATCCAACTCATGGTAAGGTAAAAACTATAGATTTTAAACCAAGCCCTCTTTTTAAAAATCTTGAGCAAAATTTTAAAATCTGCTTATATCATTCTCTTTATGTTAGCCATATAGGTAAAAAATGTGAAATTTTAGCCCACAGTGAAGATAATATCATCATGGCTTTAAAACATAAAAAATACGATATTTATGGAATCCAATTTCATCCTGAAGCCATACTAAGTCAAAATGGCAAAAAGCTACTTAAAAACTTTCTTACCTTGTAA
- a CDS encoding bifunctional anthranilate synthase component I family protein/class IV aminotransferase produces the protein MPLAIFGKYLYDDLAFTLKAHTQKESKKAFKIIEKYKNNYYFLGYIQYEFYKYLEDKNYKSKEPFLYFFAFKSKKIFTSEEKNLDFYPSFSSNLNQEKYFENFDKVKDAIAKGQSYQVNLTQELHLQSNLNLYESFLSLYPKQNTPYKAYMKNEFLELASFSPELFFKIKNKKIITKPMKGTIKRSNNPKEDENLKNFLKCDEKTISENVMIVDLLRNDISKLIKKHSLKCELFKVKTYPTLHQLISKISGKLKQKNDYFKIFKALFPCGSITGAPKLETIKLIENLEQRKRGIYCGAIGLIHKDKAKFSVAIRTLEKKNNDDFLRYGVGSGLVWDSQKQDEFEELKLKSKILESSFYLFETMYYKNHSILFFKEHLQRILNSANFFGFDTQKLIHDFKNILESKDKKFHFKSLQNFNNFVFNHHHFFTKSNFTQKGSKTIKLKLFKNGLYEFDFSNIQENSSKKLLISKDIVKVNLLTHHKTSLRSLYEANSHLWKENICYDIVFFDEKGILCEGSRTNIIINLNDEYFTPYAKNCLNGIYRQALLKHKLIKEKDITKDEFLNAKEIYTINSLRGLKRVFL, from the coding sequence ATGCCACTTGCTATCTTTGGAAAATATCTTTATGATGATCTTGCCTTCACTCTTAAAGCTCACACTCAAAAAGAAAGTAAAAAAGCTTTTAAAATCATAGAAAAATATAAAAATAATTATTATTTCTTAGGTTACATTCAATATGAATTTTATAAATACTTAGAAGATAAAAACTATAAAAGCAAAGAACCTTTTTTGTATTTTTTTGCTTTTAAATCAAAAAAAATCTTTACAAGTGAAGAAAAAAATTTAGACTTTTACCCAAGTTTTTCATCTAATTTAAACCAAGAAAAGTATTTTGAAAACTTTGACAAAGTCAAAGATGCTATAGCTAAAGGTCAAAGTTATCAAGTTAATCTTACTCAAGAATTACATTTACAATCAAATCTTAATTTATACGAGAGTTTTTTAAGCCTTTATCCTAAGCAAAACACCCCTTATAAAGCTTATATGAAAAATGAATTTTTAGAACTAGCTTCATTTTCACCTGAGCTTTTTTTTAAAATCAAAAATAAAAAAATCATCACAAAACCCATGAAAGGCACAATCAAACGCTCAAATAATCCAAAAGAAGATGAAAATCTAAAAAACTTTTTAAAATGTGATGAAAAAACTATTAGTGAAAATGTAATGATAGTTGATTTACTGCGTAATGATATTTCAAAACTTATTAAAAAGCATTCTTTAAAATGCGAACTTTTTAAGGTTAAAACCTACCCTACCTTACACCAACTCATTTCAAAAATAAGCGGAAAATTAAAGCAAAAAAATGATTATTTTAAAATTTTCAAAGCCCTTTTTCCATGTGGATCTATCACAGGTGCGCCCAAACTAGAAACCATCAAACTCATAGAAAATTTAGAGCAAAGAAAACGCGGGATTTATTGTGGAGCGATAGGTTTAATCCATAAAGATAAAGCAAAATTTAGCGTAGCCATACGCACTTTAGAGAAAAAAAATAATGATGATTTTTTAAGATATGGCGTGGGAAGCGGACTTGTGTGGGACTCACAAAAACAAGATGAATTTGAAGAATTAAAACTAAAAAGCAAAATTTTAGAATCTAGCTTTTATTTGTTTGAAACGATGTATTATAAAAATCATTCTATTTTATTTTTCAAAGAACATTTACAAAGAATTTTAAACTCGGCTAATTTTTTTGGCTTTGATACTCAAAAATTAATACATGATTTTAAAAATATACTAGAGAGTAAAGATAAAAAATTCCATTTTAAATCTTTACAAAATTTTAACAATTTTGTTTTCAACCATCATCATTTTTTTACAAAAAGTAATTTTACTCAAAAAGGCTCAAAGACTATTAAACTAAAACTTTTCAAAAACGGCCTTTATGAGTTTGATTTTAGCAATATACAAGAAAATTCAAGTAAAAAACTACTCATAAGTAAAGACATCGTAAAAGTAAATCTTTTAACACACCATAAAACTTCTCTGCGTAGTTTATATGAAGCAAATTCGCATCTATGGAAAGAAAATATTTGCTATGATATAGTTTTTTTTGATGAGAAAGGCATACTTTGTGAGGGTTCAAGAACTAATATTATCATAAATTTAAATGATGAGTATTTTACTCCTTATGCTAAAAACTGCCTCAATGGCATTTATAGACAAGCACTCTTAAAACATAAACTCATCAAAGAAAAAGATATCACTAAAGATGAGTTTTTAAACGCTAAAGAAATTTATACTATTAATTCTTTAAGAGGCTTAAAAAGGGTGTTTTTGTGA